In the genome of Candidatus Methanoperedens sp., the window TACATGACATATACCTGCGGAATGACCGAGCACAGGAATCCTCGTGTTATCCTGAATGTATTTGACGAATTCATTCGAGCCCCTTGGAATTATGAGGTTGACGTACTCATCGAGTTTCAGCATTTCGTTGACCTCTTCCCTGGTTTCCATGAGCGCAAAAGCACTTCTCGGCATGCCTTCCACATTTTCGATCGCATCCACAAGCAAATCAAAGATAGTCCTGTTGGAATTTGAGGCTTCGCTTCCGCCTTTGAAGATGGTGGCGTTCCCACTCTTAAGGCAAAGCGACATTATCTGCGGCACTACATCCGGGCGTGATTCGAAGATGACCCCTATCAATCCAATCGGGCAGCTGACCTGGAAAAGCTCAAGACCTCTGTCAAGCTCAAGGGCTGAAAGGGTCTTTCCAACCGGATCTTCAAATTTGATTACATCGTTTATCCCCGCGATCATCTCGTCCAGTTTGGGATCGTCCACTTTCAGCCTTTTGATAAGAGCCTCTGAAAGTTTATCGGCCTCAGCAAGTTTTTCAGCTGCAGCAATGTCTTTCTTATTAGCTGAGATTATTTTTTCTCTGTTCGAGTCAAGGGCTTTTGACATTCCGGCAAGGGCTTTGTTCTTTATATGAGAGGGGACGCTTGCAAGCTGGATGGAGGCGTTTTTTGCGAGTTTTACTTTTGTCAGGATGTCTTTCGTCATATTGATAACTGCTGAATATATTCGGGTTACTTTTACATCATTTTAATTCATATAGATATTGTTTCATGATACAGGTTTGAGATGACATCGATTTCGATTCATAATATTCACTATGCATTGGCTCTCTGTCCAAAATACGGAATAACACCAAAAGTTATATATATAGATTAACAAATTGTGTTGGTAAAAAATGGATAGGTCTAATAAGGAAGACATATATTAAAACGAATCACGAAAACGGGTAGGTCTGAAAAAATGCAAGTAAAATTTAGTACAATAACTTTTTTAGTATTAACGGGAATCCTGTTCTTGATCCCACAGGCTGTGGCTTCTGAAAATTCATGCATCGATTGCCATAAAACATTATCTCCATTCCTTGAAGTACAGAAACAGTTTAACCAGATAAGGATAGAGCATCTTGAGAGAAACGTTTCCTGTTCACTCGAATGCCATGAAGACAGGGTAAGGCAGCTTGCTACCGCAAATTATCAGCAGTGGTCAGAGTCACTTCACGGTCTGAAGGGAATAACATGTGAAATGTGCCACGGGGGAGATCCAAAGCAAGCCTCAAAAGATCAAGCGCATGTTGGTATCAAGAAACCTACCGATCCTGAAAGCCCGGTGTATTATACCAACGTCCCCCAAACGTGCGGTAAATGCCATTCAAGAGAATTGGATAATTTCCAGACCAGCAAACATTATCAGAAGCTGGAGGCATTACAAACCGCCCCGACGTGTACCACTTGCCATGCACCTCATACTTTCAAGGTATTGAATCCGGAAGAGTTCAGGAATTTCTGTGGTACCTGCCATTCAATTTACAAAAAGGTCGCACCATACGACATTCCTGCCCAGGCAGACTACCTGCTTGGGAAAGTGAACAAGTTAAAATTCAATATCGATATGACCCAGCAGGATATCTTCTTTGCCAAGAAGAATGGGACTGACGTAACACAGGCGCAGATGCATACAGATAATGCGATCAATATGGTTCAAGCTCTTGCGCCCATGTGGCATGAGTTCAATCTCACGCATTTTGAAGATCAGGTGGATTTGGCCAACAAGGAAATAAATCAGGCCGAAGATATTGTCAAACCGACACCAGGTCCATCAATAACAGAGACTCCCAAGGCCCCTGGGTTTGTGGGATTAGCAGGAGTTATCTCATTGCTGGCTGTACTGTATATATTAAGAAAGAACAGGGAATAAAAACTTGATAAAAACGATATTCGGTCACATATACAGGTGAAATTAATGCAGCCACACTTGAAACGGGCTTTTATGCTGTTGTTCATTGCAATAATCGGGTTTATATTCGTAAGATCCCTGATAGTTCCCGAAACCTTCGGTCAGTACGGGTGGTACAGGGGTAACTCTGTTAATGATCTCAGAAATCTACCCGTAGAACATGCAGGCTCTGCAAGTTGTGGTGAAGAAAGTTGCCATACGACTATCTATTCGATCTGGAGCACCTCAGGGCATAAAACAGTCAATTGTGAAACCTGCCATGGAGCTTCGGAGAACCATGTCAGTAATGTAAGGATAATGCCTACGCCGGCAAACGCTTCAAGGGATTTCTGCGGCCTGTGTCACTTTAAGCGGATATCACGACCCTCTGATTTCCCGCAGATAGATCCGGAATCCCACGGTGAAAATTTACAATGTACTTACTGCCATAACCCGCACAAACCGTGGTTCGTATAAGGGATGATTAACATGAGCTTATCAAGACGAGAATTCACGAAATTCGGATGCAGGGTTATCATAGGGGCAGTAGCGGGCAGTGCTGTTGTAGAATCGATTGTAACAAACGGCAGTGCAGCCAAGGATCCCCCCCCTGCTGAATATGATTGGAACAAGCATTACTGGGGCTATGTCATCGATACCCGAAAATGCATAGGATGCGGCAGGTGCGCGAGAGCATGCAAGCTTGAGAACCATGTCCCTTTTGACGAACCCGTTTACAGGACATGGGTTGAAAGATACAGGGTCCTGAAAGAGGGGGAAGTCAAAATAGATTCACCCAATGGAAGCATAGATGGGTTTACGGATGATATCCCGGACGATGAAATCAAAAAAGCCTTTTATGTTCCCAAGATATGCAACCATTGCGACAGCCCACCCTGTGTTCAGGTCTGTCCCGTTGGGGCCACATATGAGACAAAGGATGGGGTCGTGCTTGTAGATTATGATTACTGTATCGGCTGCCGCTACTGTATCCAGGGGTGCCCTTATGGTGCCAGATATTTTAACTCTGAAAGGAAGACAGCTGACAAATGTACCTGGTGCTATCACAGGATCACAAAGGGTCTTCTGCCCGCCTGCGTACAGGCATGTCCGGTGGGCGCCAGGATATTTGGGGATTTGAGAGATCCAGACAGCGCGGTCAATAAGATCCTGGATAAGGAAAGGATCAGTGTTCTTAAAATTGACCTGGGAACGAAACCCAAGGTATATTATGTTGGATTGGACATGGATGTGAAATGATGGAGAGTTTGATCTGGGGATACATATACCCAAATGAAGCTGAAATACAATGGAGCGTACTGATCGTATTATATCCATATATAACCGGGCTCGTAGCGGGAGCTTTTATCGCATCATCGCTGTATCATGTTTTTGGAAAAAAAGAGATAAGGCCTGTTGCCAGATTCGCGCTACTTACGGCACTCTCTTTCCTGTTAGTCGCGACAATGCCGTTGCTTACACATCTTGGGCATCCAGAGCGAGGGATCGAGATCATGTTCACCCCTCATCTTACCTCCGCAATGTCGGGATTTGGATATATATATTCGTTTTATCTGATTGTGGTCGTGCTTGAAATCTGGTTATCCTTCAGAGAGGACATAGTCAAGATGGCCCATAATTCCAGGGGATGGAAAGAACTATTATACTCGGCGCTGGCTCTTTTCTCATACGATATTTCAGAAAAGGCCTTGCATCAGGATGAAAAACTCGCCAAAAGGCTTGCAATAATAGGAATTCCTTCCGCAGCTTTCCTTCATGGATATGTGGGTTTCATATTTGGTGGGATCAAGGCGAATCCCTGGTGGTCTACCCCGCTTATGCCTCTCATATTCCTGATGTCAGCCATTGTATCGGGGATAGCTCTTCTGATCCTGCTGTATATTGCGGCCATGAAGATACGAAAACATGCTATAGACCACAAATGCCTTCATTCACTGGCACATTACCTGTGGATTTTCCTGATATTGGACTTCACACTGGAAATGCTTGAGATCATCAGCATGAAATATGAGTCGCTTGAGCGGATCGATATAATCAACAGGCTTCTTTCCGATAAGATCGCCACTACTTTCTACGGTGTTCAACTTGGATTGGGTATTTTCATCCCGTTCATTCTTATTCTTCTGGTGGGTATGATGAAGAATCGTGAAACGCTGAAGATGATAATGATCGCGATTTCATCCATTTTTGTCGTGATAGGCGTGTTCGCGATGAGATGGAATGTTGTAATTGGAGGGCAGGAGATCTCAAAGAGCCTCAGCGGAACCCTTACCTATGTTCCGGTTTTCTTCAGCCAGGAAGGTGTGCTGCCAGCGATTATAATAATGATAATTCCTTTCATCATCCTTTTAGTTGTAACGTACATACTTCCACCATGGAAAGATATGGATGAAGAGGTTGCGGAATAAATTTTAAAAGACAAAAAAATTCACTAATCGTAAGGTATTTATTGTATTAGATCGTCAGATTATTAAAATTTGCCAGATTGAAAAACGGGTACTAGGTTTTGGCTTATAGGAATTACTTGAAGATAGGATATTTAATGGAAGATATGAATATTTAGGAAGATAGGATATTTATCATCACAATAACGGTGGAAGCGAAAAATGTTTTTGAAAACAAGAAGACAAAAAAATACATGCATACGGATTTCCCTTTGCTGCTTATTCCTTGTATATTTCGTGGGTTCTGCAGGGGCATCACATTTAGACGTTCTCAATAACTCATGCGTTGACTGCCATAAGGCTTTGTCTCCTTTTACAGATGAGCAGAAACGATTTAACGAAATAAGAATTAATCATACCGAAAGGAACATATCATGCTCTCTTGAATGCCATGAGGATGTCATTAGGAAAAGAGCTTCGGATAATTTTCAGCAGTGGTCAGATTCCACCCATTCAATATATTATGTCACATGTGACAAATGCCATGGCGGGGATGCGCGCGCGAACACAGAATCGGGAGCCCATGCCTCAATGAAAAATATAACCGACCCGAATAGCACCATTTATTTTAAGAACATCCCGGAAACATGCGGGAAATGCCATACTGCAGAACTTGACCATTTCAAGAACACCATGCATTACCAGAGATTGAGATCCACATCACAAGGTCCATCCTGTACAACCTGCCATCAACCTCACAGTTTCAAGGTGCTCAAATCCTCGGAGCTGACCAATCTGTGCAGTGCTTGCCATAATTCAGTAGATCAGATAGCAACAGCGAGCGTTCCGCAGGATGCAAAAAAGGCTCTCGAAAAGGCGGGTGAATTCCAGGCAGAGGTAATGAAAGCGAAAAATGCCATTGCCGATGCCAAAGCAAAGGGAAATGATATATCTTCAGCACAGATGAATCTGGACAAGGCAAATGCAGTACTGGATGAGATTCCTTCCCTGTGGCATGGATTTGATCTGAAGAACTTTGACGAGCAAATCCAAAGCGGAGTGGATTGGGCCAAAAAGGCGGAATACGAGGCTTCGGGCGCAGAACCCACGGTGCCGCGAGCTTCATGGCCAGGGATAGTCCTGTTGTTCGGGATTTTTGCGATAATATATTTGATAAAGAAACGGTGAAAGGTACATTCAATGGATAAAATATCATCTACAACAATCATAAAGAATTGGATTTCAGCAAATAAGGTTCCAATAATTATAATATTAGTAGTCATGTTCTCAGCAGTGGTAGTAGTTTCTGAGAAAATGCTTGAAATAACCGAGAATCCTGCTTTCTGCGGGAAGAACTGCCATATTATGAGGCCTTACTATGACTCATGGCGAACTTCCTCGCATAATGATGTTCGATGTGTGGAATGCCATTATGAACCCGGGTTAATCGGGCATATCAAAGGCAAGATCAATGGACTAATGCAATTCTACAGCTATGAGACGACAGTTGATGAATATTCAGGCCAATTATATGCTAAGGTCATGGACAAAAACTGCCTTGCCTGCCATGAGAAGCATATCTTTTCTTCAGATATCGGTTACATGGGCGTGAACTTCAGCCATAAAAATCACCTGCTCGAATCCAAAAGAGGAATATCACTAACATGCACGAGCTGCCACTCCATGCTTGTAATAGGGATGAGAGAACATCAGTCAGTAACAGATCCTACATGCATGCAGTGCCATCCTAATATGGCGAGCAACGATGTCGGGCATATCGTGGTCACGAATTCAACATGCTTTACATGTCACTTCAGGGATGTGGCGGGCAATACGTCAATATCCGGCTGCCCCTCCTGCCACGGTCCACCGAAGGAAATGACGCACAGCAATTATACGAACTTCAATCATACAAGTCATTTGAGCCGGGGATTTGAATGCCTGACCTGCCATACCAATATATCAAGCAATGCTAATGACATTGTTCCGAAAGAGAAATGCTTCTCCTGCCACAATGTCAAGGAGAGAGTTGACAAGTACGATGATTTCAGCTTAGTGCACAATACCCATGTCACGAACAATAAGATCGCATGCTACAACTGTCACTCCAATGTTCTGCATTCACCGGAAATAAAAAAGGACCTGTGTGCCAATTGTCACGGCAATGAACATCCGAGCGATTGGTTAAAAACACATAAGACGCAGGTTTTGATTGGTAAAGTTTGCAGTGACTGTCATCAGCCCAAGTTCTGCGCAGACTGTCATGCCACCGGAGTAGCAAATGGGAAAATAGCAAAATAAGGCTTTTCCCCACTTTTCTATTTCCTGAAATGTATCAGGCCTCCCAATGAAGATTTCATATAAGAATACTACAGTAAAAATTGCACCAAATGTATATGAACCTTCGGAAGATTCATTCATGCTTGCTGATGCGGCATTGTCGGAAATAAGAGAATCGGAAACCGTTTTAGAAGTCGGATGTGGAAGCGGGATAATATCACGGGTTATAAAAGAACATTCAAAAGCCAGTGTTATCGGTATCGATATTAACCCACATGCAGTAAAGACCACAAAAGAAAACGGGGTAGAGGTCATAAGAGGAGATCTCTTGCATTGCCTTAAAGGAAAATTTGACATGATAATCTTCAATCCACCATACCTGCCAACCGGAGAAGGCGAAAGGACAAAGGATTGGATGAACACGGCTCTGGATGGGGGATACGATGGAAGGAGGGTGATCTACAGTTTTCTTGAGAATGCAGGTGATCGCCTTGTTGAAAAGGGCAGGATTCTGATGGTCTTATCCTCTCTTACGGGGATAGAACAGGTAAAAGAGATGATGGAATCATTGGGTTATACGGTAACAAATAAGGCTGTGGAAAGATTCAGCTTTGAACAGCTCACGGTTATACTTGCCGCGAAGATATGAGATGTAAATCTCCATCACTAAACATCGATCTCCGCAAATCTATCGATATCAGTCCTGTGACCCCAGATATCCCCAACAACCAATTTCACATTTCTCATTTTTAAAAACATCTTTGTGGTATTTGAAATCGTCTTGTGGTATGACGAAGGCAATTGTATTCTTTTCAGCCTCGGGCATTTATTCACCACTTCAAAAATGTTTTTTTCAGAAGGCCTGAAACAGAAATGTACGTTCTCTTCATTGTCACTTACATCGGCAAGGTCGTCCTCAGAGCCGATAATTCTAAAAACAACTTTCATAATATTCTATCTTGCAATACTACTATTTATATTTTTTTACTTATTGATGCGATTTCTAGTCTAGAGCCCGAAATCTTCACAAATGATTAAATTTAAGTAATGAAACGGCTACATCTGGAAAATACTTTTCTATTCAAGAAAAACATATGACAGAACAAAACGTATGAATATCGGAAAATTGAGATTGAACGGATGTCTCCTCCTTGCCCCCATGTCCGGAGTCACCAACTTGCCAATGAGGCTTCTCTGCAAAAAACATGGTGCCTCCCTTGTGTACTCTGAAATGGCCTGTTCTGAGGGAATCGTAAGAAAGAACCCGAAGAGTATCGCAAGGGGCGTTACCTGCATGGATGAGCGGCCTTTTGGTATCCAGTTACTTGGTTCCAGTGCCGACGCCCTGGTGAGATCAGCCTCCATCCTTCAAGAAATCCACATGCCTGAACTTATAGATATGAATTTTGGCTGTCCTTCCCAGTGTGTTCTTAGAAATGGGTTCGGGTCGGCGCTTTTAAAAAAGCCGGAGGAGGTCGAAGATATAATAAAAAAATTATCGGGATCTCTTGATGTGCCTGTGACTGCAAAGATAAGAGTGTTGAATAGCCATGAAGAAACACTGAAAATAGCACGTATCATTGAAAAATCAGGGGCAAGCGCGATAACAGTTCACGGGAGGACACCAAAACAGCAGTACTCAGGAAAATCAAACCTTGAGATAATCAGGAAAATAAAAAACGAGCTTTCGATCCCAGTGATTGCAAACGGGGATATCTCTGATGAAAAGCAAGCCGAGCTTGTGCTGAAATACACGCAGTGCGATGGGATAATGATAGGAAGGGCTGCCATCGGTAATCCATATATCTTCCGCAGGATCGCACATTATCTCGATACGGGGGAACTATTACAGCCACGAACGTTCGGGGACCAGATAGGAGAATTTTTTGAGTATGCAGCTTTATGCAGCAAATATGATATGATGGCTTATAGTGATTTGAAGCTTAAAGCCCAGTGGTTCCTGAAAAAAAGGGAAAATATAAGATCCGAGCGCAAAAAGATAAACGAAGCGAAGGATATCGATATGATATTGAAAATCATGAGTGGATTGAGGGAGGAATCTTCGGGGTAGTTTCGCTCACACATATCTTTAATACAAAAAAACATATTCTAAATCATATGAAAGGCTGGGCAGGCAGGATCATAGAGATAGATCTGACTGATGAGAAGATCACAGAAACAAAGAGTGATTTAAGTACACTTCATTACTTTATCGGAGGGAGAGGGCTGGGAGTTAAGCTGTATTATGATGCTGTGAGCACCGATATCGACCCCTTGGGCCCGGAAAATTTCCTTATATTCGCGACTGGCCCTCTTACCGGAACGGGGGCTCCCATGTCGGGCAGGCACGCTATGGTATCAAAATCCCCACTTACAGGAACGATATTTGGTTCCAGCAGCGGGGGTTTTTTCGGGAAAGAGCTAAAGTTCGCAGGGATAGATGCGCTTTTGATAAAAGGGGCTTCAGAGGAGCCATCTTATATTTCTATCGAGAACGAAAAAATTGAGATACATCACGCAGAACAATTATGGGGAGAGAACGTCAGGGCATGCACGGATAAACTCTTATCTAAAGGGCGCGTTGCATGCATCGGGCGGGCGGGGGAGAGGCTTGTTCCCATTGCAAATGTCATGAATGATTACTTTCATGCCGCAGGGCGCGGAGGTCTGGGTGCGGTAATGGGTTCAAAGAAGCTCAAGGCGATCGTGGTGAAAGGGGACAGGAGACCATCGATTGCGGATGAAGCGGGGTTTGAGGAAGCCTGCCAGGATGCGCTCCGTCTTTTGAAATCAGGATCTTCAAAAGGTCTGTCCACATACGGGACTTCAGCTATGGCGAGCCTGATGAATTATACGAAAATATTGCCCACGGGGAACTTTCAGAGAAGTGAATTTAGCGGTATGGATAAAATTTCAGGCGAATTCATCAAAGAAAATTATGATATTAAAGGACATGCGTGTTATAATTGCGTTGTGGCGTGCAAGCACATAATTAAAAGCGGAGCAATGGAAGGATACGAAG includes:
- a CDS encoding glutamate-5-semialdehyde dehydrogenase, which codes for MTKDILTKVKLAKNASIQLASVPSHIKNKALAGMSKALDSNREKIISANKKDIAAAEKLAEADKLSEALIKRLKVDDPKLDEMIAGINDVIKFEDPVGKTLSALELDRGLELFQVSCPIGLIGVIFESRPDVVPQIMSLCLKSGNATIFKGGSEASNSNRTIFDLLVDAIENVEGMPRSAFALMETREEVNEMLKLDEYVNLIIPRGSNEFVKYIQDNTRIPVLGHSAGICHVYVDSIADLTKAYDVCYDAKVQYPAVCNAMETLLVHRDIAEKFLPEMGKRYNGAGVELRCDNGSFEILSKMGFLKAVLHATEKDWRTEYNDLILSIRIVDSLDEGIEHINKYGSHHTDAIVTEDKSNAARFIELVDSSSVMWNASTRFSDGYRYGKGAEVGISTNKIHARGPVGMEGLLIYKYVLLGNGNKVADYVGKEARKYTHKKLNLRLSDKMSRV
- a CDS encoding cytochrome c3 family protein, with the protein product MQVKFSTITFLVLTGILFLIPQAVASENSCIDCHKTLSPFLEVQKQFNQIRIEHLERNVSCSLECHEDRVRQLATANYQQWSESLHGLKGITCEMCHGGDPKQASKDQAHVGIKKPTDPESPVYYTNVPQTCGKCHSRELDNFQTSKHYQKLEALQTAPTCTTCHAPHTFKVLNPEEFRNFCGTCHSIYKKVAPYDIPAQADYLLGKVNKLKFNIDMTQQDIFFAKKNGTDVTQAQMHTDNAINMVQALAPMWHEFNLTHFEDQVDLANKEINQAEDIVKPTPGPSITETPKAPGFVGLAGVISLLAVLYILRKNRE
- a CDS encoding multiheme c-type cytochrome, whose translation is MQPHLKRAFMLLFIAIIGFIFVRSLIVPETFGQYGWYRGNSVNDLRNLPVEHAGSASCGEESCHTTIYSIWSTSGHKTVNCETCHGASENHVSNVRIMPTPANASRDFCGLCHFKRISRPSDFPQIDPESHGENLQCTYCHNPHKPWFV
- a CDS encoding 4Fe-4S dicluster domain-containing protein; the encoded protein is MSLSRREFTKFGCRVIIGAVAGSAVVESIVTNGSAAKDPPPAEYDWNKHYWGYVIDTRKCIGCGRCARACKLENHVPFDEPVYRTWVERYRVLKEGEVKIDSPNGSIDGFTDDIPDDEIKKAFYVPKICNHCDSPPCVQVCPVGATYETKDGVVLVDYDYCIGCRYCIQGCPYGARYFNSERKTADKCTWCYHRITKGLLPACVQACPVGARIFGDLRDPDSAVNKILDKERISVLKIDLGTKPKVYYVGLDMDVK
- the nrfD gene encoding polysulfide reductase NrfD, coding for MMESLIWGYIYPNEAEIQWSVLIVLYPYITGLVAGAFIASSLYHVFGKKEIRPVARFALLTALSFLLVATMPLLTHLGHPERGIEIMFTPHLTSAMSGFGYIYSFYLIVVVLEIWLSFREDIVKMAHNSRGWKELLYSALALFSYDISEKALHQDEKLAKRLAIIGIPSAAFLHGYVGFIFGGIKANPWWSTPLMPLIFLMSAIVSGIALLILLYIAAMKIRKHAIDHKCLHSLAHYLWIFLILDFTLEMLEIISMKYESLERIDIINRLLSDKIATTFYGVQLGLGIFIPFILILLVGMMKNRETLKMIMIAISSIFVVIGVFAMRWNVVIGGQEISKSLSGTLTYVPVFFSQEGVLPAIIIMIIPFIILLVVTYILPPWKDMDEEVAE
- a CDS encoding cytochrome c3 family protein, yielding MDKISSTTIIKNWISANKVPIIIILVVMFSAVVVVSEKMLEITENPAFCGKNCHIMRPYYDSWRTSSHNDVRCVECHYEPGLIGHIKGKINGLMQFYSYETTVDEYSGQLYAKVMDKNCLACHEKHIFSSDIGYMGVNFSHKNHLLESKRGISLTCTSCHSMLVIGMREHQSVTDPTCMQCHPNMASNDVGHIVVTNSTCFTCHFRDVAGNTSISGCPSCHGPPKEMTHSNYTNFNHTSHLSRGFECLTCHTNISSNANDIVPKEKCFSCHNVKERVDKYDDFSLVHNTHVTNNKIACYNCHSNVLHSPEIKKDLCANCHGNEHPSDWLKTHKTQVLIGKVCSDCHQPKFCADCHATGVANGKIAK
- a CDS encoding class I SAM-dependent methyltransferase — encoded protein: MKISYKNTTVKIAPNVYEPSEDSFMLADAALSEIRESETVLEVGCGSGIISRVIKEHSKASVIGIDINPHAVKTTKENGVEVIRGDLLHCLKGKFDMIIFNPPYLPTGEGERTKDWMNTALDGGYDGRRVIYSFLENAGDRLVEKGRILMVLSSLTGIEQVKEMMESLGYTVTNKAVERFSFEQLTVILAAKI
- a CDS encoding DUF1699 family protein, producing MKVVFRIIGSEDDLADVSDNEENVHFCFRPSEKNIFEVVNKCPRLKRIQLPSSYHKTISNTTKMFLKMRNVKLVVGDIWGHRTDIDRFAEIDV
- a CDS encoding tRNA-dihydrouridine synthase family protein; protein product: MNIGKLRLNGCLLLAPMSGVTNLPMRLLCKKHGASLVYSEMACSEGIVRKNPKSIARGVTCMDERPFGIQLLGSSADALVRSASILQEIHMPELIDMNFGCPSQCVLRNGFGSALLKKPEEVEDIIKKLSGSLDVPVTAKIRVLNSHEETLKIARIIEKSGASAITVHGRTPKQQYSGKSNLEIIRKIKNELSIPVIANGDISDEKQAELVLKYTQCDGIMIGRAAIGNPYIFRRIAHYLDTGELLQPRTFGDQIGEFFEYAALCSKYDMMAYSDLKLKAQWFLKKRENIRSERKKINEAKDIDMILKIMSGLREESSG
- a CDS encoding aldehyde ferredoxin oxidoreductase family protein — translated: MKGWAGRIIEIDLTDEKITETKSDLSTLHYFIGGRGLGVKLYYDAVSTDIDPLGPENFLIFATGPLTGTGAPMSGRHAMVSKSPLTGTIFGSSSGGFFGKELKFAGIDALLIKGASEEPSYISIENEKIEIHHAEQLWGENVRACTDKLLSKGRVACIGRAGERLVPIANVMNDYFHAAGRGGLGAVMGSKKLKAIVVKGDRRPSIADEAGFEEACQDALRLLKSGSSKGLSTYGTSAMASLMNYTKILPTGNFQRSEFSGMDKISGEFIKENYDIKGHACYNCVVACKHIIKSGAMEGYEVPEYETLWAYGPDNNNADMDMIIRANRFCNDYGIDTISSGSTIAAYAEIMGEDMKELSGLVKKIGENEGIGKDLGKGSKTFAQSRGKDVAMHVKGLEIPGYDPRGVLGMAIAYATSNRGGCHLRAYTVAPEVLGRPEKVDRLTFSGKAGLVQVLQNASASLDSLVLCKFVSFAISERELANLLSTATGVDYSTEKFLKCGERIWNLERLFNNKAGFSRKDDCLPERFFGNEGINRAEFEKALDEYYQLRGWDKNGVPTQEKLKELNLA